A region of Streptomyces paludis DNA encodes the following proteins:
- a CDS encoding Gfo/Idh/MocA family protein, producing the protein MRTRDVQWGILGAGKIARVFAADLAAAGLRVSAVAAREPARAERFARETGIPRAHGSYESLVEDPDVDAVYVATPQPFHAGQALLAIEAGKAVLVEKSFTSDARAARRLVDAARDRSVFLMEAMWTRFLPTFDAVRAELARGAIGEIRGVVTHHFQKLDSSPTGRHYDPALGGGAVADLGVYGISAAFHLLGPAHRITATGSATPAGVDTSAEIVMGHGGGTTSTTLTAMDTPGPNGAAVIGTDGWIELDPYWFTSTGFTLYDAGRPGSPVLRYEPPGHPGRGMYFQALEVERCLREGERESPLMPLDESVAVMSALDTIRGDIAAPAHASAHVSASGAGRR; encoded by the coding sequence ATGCGAACGCGTGACGTCCAGTGGGGGATCCTCGGCGCGGGCAAGATCGCCCGTGTCTTCGCGGCGGACCTCGCCGCCGCCGGGCTGCGTGTGTCGGCGGTGGCCGCCCGCGAGCCCGCCCGCGCGGAACGGTTCGCCCGGGAGACCGGCATCCCGCGCGCCCACGGCTCGTACGAGAGCCTTGTCGAGGACCCCGACGTGGATGCCGTGTACGTCGCGACCCCGCAGCCCTTCCACGCCGGCCAGGCGCTGCTGGCGATCGAGGCCGGCAAGGCGGTGCTCGTCGAGAAGTCGTTCACCTCCGACGCCCGCGCGGCCCGTCGCCTCGTGGACGCGGCCCGCGACCGGTCGGTGTTCCTGATGGAAGCGATGTGGACCCGGTTCCTGCCCACGTTCGACGCGGTCCGCGCCGAGCTGGCCCGCGGCGCGATCGGGGAGATCCGGGGCGTCGTCACCCACCACTTCCAGAAGCTGGACAGCTCACCGACCGGCCGGCACTACGACCCGGCGCTCGGCGGCGGAGCCGTCGCCGACCTGGGCGTGTACGGAATCTCGGCCGCCTTCCATCTGCTCGGCCCCGCGCACCGGATCACCGCCACGGGCTCCGCCACCCCGGCCGGTGTCGACACGAGCGCGGAGATCGTGATGGGGCACGGCGGGGGAACGACGTCCACCACCCTCACGGCCATGGACACGCCCGGTCCGAACGGCGCCGCCGTGATCGGCACGGACGGCTGGATCGAACTCGACCCCTACTGGTTCACCTCGACGGGCTTCACGCTGTACGACGCGGGCCGCCCCGGCAGTCCCGTACTGCGCTACGAACCGCCGGGCCATCCCGGGCGCGGGATGTACTTCCAGGCGCTGGAGGTGGAGCGGTGTCTGCGCGAGGGCGAGCGCGAGAGCCCGCTCATGCCGCTGGACGAGAGCGTCGCGGTGATGAGCGCCCTCGACACGATCCGCGGCGACATCGCCGCACCGGCACACGCATCGGCACACGTATCGGCGTCGGGGGCGGGCCGGCGATGA
- a CDS encoding FAD-dependent oxidoreductase, producing the protein MRDGGVRDESGDVEVVVVGAGQAGLSAAYHLRRSGLVPDRDFVVLDHAPRPGGAWQFRWPSLTYGKVHGMHSLPGMELTTAESDAGRPSSEVIGGYFTEYERRFGLRVRRPVDVRAVRAVPADTGRRLLVETDGASWSARALINATGTWDRPFWPRYPGQETFRGRQLHTAGYPGPAAFAGLRVVVVGGGASGTQHLMEIAEVAADTTWVTRRPPVYREGPFDEELGRAAVALVEERVREGLPPRSVVSVTGLPLTPAIVRARETGVLDRLPMFDRITPDGVAWDDGRTVAADVILWATGFRPAIDHLAPLGLRERGGGIRLDGTRAVRDERIHLVGYGPSASTIGANRAGRAAVREIRELLARVPATV; encoded by the coding sequence GTGCGGGACGGCGGCGTACGGGACGAGTCGGGCGATGTCGAGGTGGTCGTCGTCGGCGCGGGGCAGGCGGGGCTGTCCGCCGCCTACCATCTGCGCCGGTCCGGGCTCGTCCCCGACCGGGACTTCGTCGTACTGGACCATGCCCCGCGGCCCGGCGGCGCGTGGCAGTTCCGCTGGCCGTCGCTGACGTACGGCAAGGTCCACGGCATGCACTCGCTGCCCGGGATGGAGCTGACCACGGCGGAGTCCGACGCCGGCCGGCCGTCCTCCGAGGTGATCGGCGGCTACTTCACGGAGTACGAACGGCGCTTCGGCCTGCGGGTGCGCCGGCCGGTGGATGTCCGGGCGGTCCGCGCGGTCCCGGCGGACACCGGGCGGCGGCTGCTGGTGGAGACGGACGGGGCGAGCTGGTCGGCGCGGGCGCTGATCAATGCCACGGGCACCTGGGACCGGCCATTCTGGCCGCGCTATCCGGGCCAGGAGACCTTCCGGGGGCGGCAGTTGCACACCGCGGGCTATCCGGGGCCGGCCGCGTTCGCCGGGCTGCGGGTGGTCGTGGTGGGCGGTGGGGCCTCCGGTACCCAGCATCTGATGGAGATCGCGGAGGTCGCGGCGGACACCACCTGGGTGACACGCCGGCCGCCCGTCTACCGCGAGGGCCCGTTCGACGAGGAGCTGGGGCGGGCGGCCGTCGCGCTGGTCGAGGAACGGGTGCGCGAGGGGCTGCCGCCCCGGAGCGTGGTCTCCGTCACCGGGCTTCCGCTCACACCGGCGATCGTGCGGGCGCGCGAGACCGGGGTGCTCGACCGGCTGCCGATGTTCGACCGGATCACCCCGGACGGTGTCGCCTGGGACGACGGCCGGACGGTAGCGGCCGATGTGATCCTGTGGGCGACCGGCTTCCGCCCGGCCATCGACCATCTCGCGCCGCTGGGGCTGCGGGAGCGCGGCGGCGGGATCCGGCTCGACGGGACACGTGCCGTCCGGGACGAGCGGATCCACCTCGTGGGATACGGGCCTTCGGCCTCCACGATCGGCGCCAACCGGGCCGGGCGGGCGGCCGTACGGGAGATCCGCGAGCTGCTCGCCCGCGTACCGGCCACCGTCTGA
- a CDS encoding HPr family phosphocarrier protein, translating to MTTLDPKEWKMPERHATVLCSQGLHARPAAALARAASGTGHRITIRRTDGSPVSAGSTLMLMSLGLREGEKVVLASEDDTAGPALDQLAALLATELDGQ from the coding sequence GTGACAACCCTTGACCCCAAGGAGTGGAAAATGCCGGAGCGCCACGCCACCGTTCTGTGTTCGCAGGGGCTGCACGCCCGACCCGCCGCCGCCCTCGCCCGCGCGGCGTCCGGAACCGGCCACCGCATCACCATCCGCCGGACGGACGGGAGCCCGGTCTCGGCGGGCAGCACGCTGATGCTGATGAGCCTGGGCCTCAGGGAAGGGGAGAAGGTCGTCCTCGCCTCCGAGGACGACACGGCCGGGCCCGCGCTCGACCAGCTCGCGGCGCTGCTCGCCACCGAACTCGACGGACAGTGA
- the mltG gene encoding endolytic transglycosylase MltG, with protein MSRPRLTRRGRIALTATAVLALATAVLVPVLTPDGGGDERRTTLVVPEGRRAGQIYRSVDEALRLPAGTTVKALATAKLPLPKGADGNPEGYLFPATYPVDASTTPAGLLAYMVSTAHQRFGAGQHGGSSATAKDTADAALHRTVTIASIVQAEAATAADMGKVARVVHNRLALGMPLQMDSTVNYALNRSTLDTSHHDTKTDSPYNTYAHKGLPPTPIGNPGDEAMNAARDPAPGDWLYFVTVRPGDTRFTATYAEQRENVAEFNRNRAAATDQG; from the coding sequence ATGAGCAGACCCCGCCTGACCCGCCGCGGCCGGATCGCCCTGACCGCGACCGCGGTCCTCGCCCTGGCGACGGCCGTGCTGGTGCCCGTGCTCACCCCGGACGGCGGTGGCGACGAGCGCCGTACGACGCTGGTCGTGCCGGAAGGCCGCCGCGCCGGCCAGATCTACCGCTCCGTGGACGAGGCGCTCCGGCTGCCCGCCGGCACCACGGTCAAGGCGCTGGCGACGGCGAAGCTCCCGCTGCCGAAGGGCGCCGACGGCAATCCCGAGGGCTATCTCTTCCCGGCCACATATCCGGTCGACGCGTCCACGACCCCGGCCGGACTGCTCGCCTATATGGTCAGCACCGCCCACCAGCGGTTCGGCGCCGGTCAGCACGGCGGCTCCTCGGCCACCGCGAAGGACACCGCCGACGCGGCGCTCCACCGGACGGTGACCATCGCCAGCATCGTGCAGGCCGAGGCCGCTACGGCGGCGGACATGGGCAAGGTCGCCAGGGTCGTGCACAACCGGCTCGCGCTGGGCATGCCGCTCCAGATGGACTCGACCGTCAACTACGCGCTGAACCGCTCCACCCTGGACACCAGCCACCACGACACAAAAACCGACAGCCCCTACAACACCTACGCGCACAAGGGACTGCCGCCCACACCGATCGGGAACCCGGGGGACGAGGCGATGAACGCGGCGCGCGATCCGGCGCCCGGGGACTGGCTGTACTTCGTCACCGTCCGCCCCGGCGACACCCGGTTCACCGCCACATACGCCGAACAGCGCGAGAACGTCGCCGAGTTCAACCGGAACCGCGCGGCCGCAACCGACCAAGGCTGA
- a CDS encoding MarR family winged helix-turn-helix transcriptional regulator: MTTPDVDGMLAEQLLRLTRRIHRIQKHQLEPIGITPAQARLLRTLALYDTPPSMADLARRLEVVPRAVTTLVDGLESCDRVRRAPDPANRRVVRIELTATGTATLRALRDARRSAAETVLAPLTTDQREVLGGLLTTLVDGGAEFRR, translated from the coding sequence ATGACCACCCCTGACGTCGACGGCATGCTCGCCGAGCAGCTCCTGCGGCTGACGCGACGGATCCACCGCATCCAGAAGCACCAGTTGGAGCCGATCGGCATCACCCCCGCGCAGGCCCGGCTGCTGCGCACCCTCGCGCTGTACGACACCCCGCCCTCGATGGCCGATCTGGCCCGCCGCCTCGAAGTCGTCCCGCGCGCCGTGACGACCCTGGTCGACGGGCTGGAGTCCTGCGACCGGGTGCGGCGCGCCCCCGACCCGGCCAACCGCCGGGTGGTCCGGATCGAGCTGACCGCCACCGGCACGGCCACGCTGCGGGCGCTGCGCGATGCCCGCCGGTCCGCCGCCGAGACCGTCCTGGCGCCGCTGACCACGGATCAGCGCGAGGTGCTCGGCGGGCTGCTCACGACGCTGGTGGACGGCGGTGCGGAGTTCCGCCGCTGA
- a CDS encoding ABC transporter ATP-binding protein, whose amino-acid sequence MKPETLTWTPSPRTGAAEHPDRPEPPAQLRRIFGLFRPYRGRLAVVGLLVAASSLVAVASPFMLREILDTAIPQGRTGLLSLLALGMILTAVVSSVFGVLQTFISTTVGQRVMHDLRTGVYSRLQRMPLAFFTRTRTGEVQSRIANDIGGMQATVTSTATSLVSNLTAVIASVVAMLALDWRLTIVSMVLLPVFVWISRKVGRERRKITTTRQGQLATMAATVTESLSVSGILLGRTMGRADSLTKSFTDESERLVDLEIRSSMAGRWRMSVIGIVMAAMPAVIYWAAGIVLGAGGTAVSLGTLVAFVSLQQGLFRPAVSLLSTGVDMQTSLALFQRIFEYLDLPVDITEPERPVRLGAVRGEVRFDGVDFSYDDKSGPTLKGIDLTVPAGGSLAVVGPTGSGKSTLSYLVPRLYDVTAGRVLLDGVDVRELDFDTLARAIGVVSQETYLFHASVAENLRFAKPDATDEEIEAAARAAQIHDHISSLPDGYDTLVGERGYRFSGGEKQRLAIARTILRDPPVLILDEATSALDTRTELAVQQAIDALSEGRTTITIAHRLSTVREADRIVVLDAGVIAEGGTHDELLARDGRYAALVRRDGRPAPMGTDISEAPGTDEQRVSLTEPEPAVR is encoded by the coding sequence ATGAAACCCGAGACACTCACCTGGACACCGTCGCCCCGCACTGGCGCGGCGGAACACCCGGATCGGCCGGAGCCGCCCGCGCAGCTGCGGCGGATCTTTGGTCTCTTCCGCCCCTACCGCGGTCGCCTCGCCGTCGTCGGGCTGCTCGTCGCGGCCTCGTCGCTGGTGGCGGTCGCCTCACCGTTCATGCTCCGCGAGATCCTCGACACCGCGATCCCGCAGGGCCGTACGGGACTGCTCAGCTTGCTCGCCCTCGGCATGATCCTCACCGCGGTCGTCAGCAGCGTCTTCGGCGTGCTCCAGACCTTTATCTCCACGACGGTCGGCCAGCGCGTCATGCACGATCTGCGCACCGGCGTCTACAGCCGGCTCCAGCGCATGCCGCTGGCCTTCTTCACCCGGACGCGGACGGGGGAGGTGCAGTCCCGCATAGCCAACGACATCGGCGGTATGCAGGCGACCGTGACCTCCACGGCGACCTCCCTGGTCTCCAATCTCACGGCCGTGATCGCCTCGGTCGTCGCGATGCTCGCGCTCGACTGGCGGCTGACAATCGTCTCGATGGTCCTGCTGCCGGTGTTCGTCTGGATCAGCCGGAAGGTCGGCCGCGAGCGCAGGAAGATCACCACCACCCGCCAGGGGCAGCTGGCCACCATGGCCGCCACCGTCACCGAATCGCTCTCCGTGAGCGGTATCCTCCTGGGCCGCACGATGGGCCGGGCGGACTCGCTCACCAAATCCTTCACCGACGAGTCCGAGCGGCTGGTCGATCTGGAGATCCGTTCCAGCATGGCGGGCCGCTGGCGCATGTCGGTCATCGGGATCGTCATGGCAGCCATGCCCGCCGTCATCTACTGGGCCGCGGGCATCGTGCTGGGCGCCGGTGGCACGGCGGTCTCCCTCGGCACACTGGTCGCCTTCGTCTCGCTCCAGCAGGGCCTGTTCCGCCCCGCCGTCAGCCTGCTGTCGACCGGCGTGGACATGCAGACCTCGCTCGCCCTCTTCCAGCGCATCTTCGAATACCTCGACCTGCCCGTCGACATCACCGAGCCCGAACGGCCGGTCAGGCTGGGCGCGGTCCGCGGCGAAGTGCGCTTCGACGGCGTCGACTTCAGCTATGACGACAAGAGCGGGCCGACCCTCAAGGGCATCGACCTGACGGTCCCGGCGGGCGGCAGTCTCGCCGTCGTCGGCCCCACCGGCTCCGGCAAGTCGACGCTCAGCTATCTCGTACCCCGGCTGTACGACGTGACGGCCGGCCGGGTTCTCCTCGACGGGGTGGATGTGCGCGAGCTGGACTTCGACACCCTCGCGCGCGCGATCGGCGTGGTCTCCCAGGAGACCTATCTCTTCCATGCCTCGGTCGCGGAGAATCTGCGCTTCGCCAAGCCGGACGCCACCGACGAGGAGATAGAGGCGGCCGCCAGGGCCGCTCAGATCCATGACCACATCAGCTCGCTGCCCGACGGGTACGACACCCTGGTCGGCGAGCGCGGATACCGGTTCTCCGGCGGTGAGAAGCAGCGTCTCGCCATCGCCCGCACGATCCTGCGCGACCCGCCCGTGCTGATCCTCGACGAGGCGACCAGCGCGCTGGACACCCGTACCGAACTCGCCGTACAGCAGGCCATCGACGCGCTCTCCGAGGGCCGTACGACAATCACGATCGCGCACCGTCTCTCCACCGTCCGGGAAGCGGACCGCATCGTGGTCCTCGACGCGGGCGTCATCGCCGAGGGCGGTACCCACGACGAACTGCTCGCGCGGGACGGCCGTTACGCCGCGCTGGTCCGCAGGGACGGCCGCCCGGCGCCCATGGGGACTGATATATCCGAGGCGCCCGGGACGGACGAGCAGCGGGTGTCCCTGACCGAACCGGAGCCGGCCGTGCGTTGA
- a CDS encoding histidine phosphatase family protein, giving the protein MRLHLVRHARTEYNAAGRLQGWCDSPLAADGLGQLRATAAHLAGVGLTAAWASPSGRTMTTAREILRHHDGLRLRADDGLREYAFGALDGHPESELFGQVDPREFFADVIEGRHPGLPGGEPAADYLARVAGAFERVVRAHPDGEVLVVAHGITLVTYLTLLGSTGVIPLANCSVSTVEITGSRAEIVRVGFVPAEPAVPAARTAL; this is encoded by the coding sequence ATGAGGCTGCATCTCGTACGGCACGCGCGCACCGAGTACAACGCCGCCGGCCGTCTCCAGGGCTGGTGCGACTCGCCCCTGGCGGCCGACGGCCTCGGACAACTCCGGGCGACCGCCGCCCACTTGGCCGGCGTCGGGCTCACCGCGGCCTGGGCCAGCCCCTCCGGGCGGACGATGACCACCGCGCGGGAGATCCTCCGGCACCACGACGGACTGCGGCTGCGCGCGGACGACGGACTGCGGGAGTACGCGTTCGGCGCGCTGGACGGACACCCCGAGAGCGAGCTGTTCGGTCAGGTCGATCCACGCGAGTTCTTTGCGGATGTGATCGAGGGAAGACATCCGGGACTGCCCGGCGGGGAACCGGCCGCCGACTACCTCGCCCGGGTCGCCGGCGCCTTCGAGCGGGTCGTACGCGCGCATCCCGACGGCGAGGTCCTGGTCGTCGCGCACGGCATCACGCTGGTTACCTATCTGACACTTCTCGGGAGTACGGGCGTCATACCGCTCGCGAATTGCAGCGTGTCGACCGTCGAGATCACCGGGTCCCGGGCGGAAATCGTCCGCGTCGGTTTCGTACCTGCCGAACCGGCCGTACCCGCCGCCCGAACCGCACTCTGA
- a CDS encoding phosphoenolpyruvate--protein phosphotransferase, translated as MTTANQPRTVSGLGVGRSAAVAPLVLVRAAPAIPPDARRPLDPAEAPAALGLARRALAEVAADFTERAAAAPGALGDVLRSTSGMAADPELADRVRARIEEGQGPAVAVDGAIAEIIALLTAAGGLFAERSTDLTSVRDHTVARVLGLPAPGLPELRGPSVVCAVDLSPADTASLDLTKVAALVTESGGPTGHTAIIARQLGIPCVVRAAGATRIPEGTVVAVDAANGTITPDPGQALVDSLRARAEGERALAEDTSPGATADGHPVALLANVGTVDDIERLGPSAAEGVGLFRTEVLFLDAVRAPSREQQTPVYAHAFAAAKGARTVVRTLDAGADKPLAFATQEDEENPALGVRGYRLVRTLPELLEEQLAALGEATRALPAADRAQVWVMAPMISTPEEARIFARLARAHGIETVGAMIEVPAAALRADAILAEVDFVSLGTNDLAQYTMAADRLDGALTDLLDPWQPAVLSLVAATARAGTATRKPVGVCGESASDPLMALVLTGLGVTSLSMSAPALPAVRHALRHHPLSQCRAMAEAALSAPTAPQARQAALTLTAPEVTTLLGLGGERRG; from the coding sequence ATGACCACCGCGAACCAGCCCCGTACGGTGTCAGGGCTCGGCGTCGGCCGCTCGGCCGCCGTCGCGCCGCTCGTCCTCGTACGGGCCGCCCCCGCCATCCCGCCGGACGCGCGACGGCCGCTCGATCCGGCGGAGGCCCCCGCGGCGCTCGGCCTGGCCCGGCGGGCGCTGGCCGAGGTGGCCGCCGACTTCACCGAACGGGCCGCCGCCGCGCCGGGCGCGCTCGGTGACGTACTGCGCTCCACGTCCGGCATGGCGGCGGATCCCGAACTGGCGGACAGGGTGCGCGCGCGGATCGAGGAGGGTCAGGGTCCGGCCGTCGCCGTGGACGGGGCCATCGCCGAGATCATCGCGCTGCTGACGGCGGCCGGGGGCCTCTTCGCCGAGCGCTCGACCGATCTGACGAGCGTGCGCGACCACACCGTGGCCCGTGTCCTCGGACTGCCCGCGCCCGGACTGCCCGAGCTGCGCGGCCCGTCCGTCGTCTGCGCCGTCGACCTCTCCCCCGCCGACACCGCCTCGCTCGATCTGACGAAGGTGGCCGCCCTCGTCACGGAGTCGGGCGGGCCCACCGGCCACACGGCCATCATCGCCCGGCAGCTCGGCATACCGTGCGTCGTACGGGCGGCCGGTGCGACCCGTATTCCCGAGGGGACCGTGGTCGCGGTCGACGCCGCGAACGGCACCATCACGCCCGACCCCGGCCAGGCCCTGGTCGACTCCCTCCGCGCCCGGGCGGAGGGCGAGCGCGCGCTGGCCGAGGACACCTCACCCGGCGCGACCGCCGACGGCCATCCGGTCGCGCTGCTCGCCAACGTCGGCACCGTCGACGACATCGAGCGGCTCGGCCCCTCGGCGGCCGAGGGCGTGGGGCTCTTCCGTACCGAAGTGCTGTTCCTCGACGCGGTACGGGCGCCGTCGCGCGAGCAGCAGACCCCCGTATACGCACATGCGTTCGCCGCGGCGAAGGGCGCCCGAACGGTGGTGCGCACCCTCGACGCCGGCGCCGACAAGCCCCTGGCGTTCGCCACGCAGGAGGACGAGGAGAACCCGGCGCTGGGAGTACGCGGCTACCGGCTCGTCCGTACGCTGCCCGAACTGCTCGAAGAGCAGCTCGCCGCCCTGGGCGAGGCCACCCGCGCGCTCCCTGCGGCGGACCGCGCCCAGGTCTGGGTGATGGCCCCGATGATCTCCACCCCCGAGGAGGCCCGCATCTTCGCCCGGCTCGCCCGGGCCCACGGCATCGAGACCGTCGGAGCGATGATCGAGGTCCCGGCCGCCGCGCTGCGGGCCGACGCGATCCTCGCCGAGGTCGACTTCGTCTCCCTCGGCACCAACGACCTCGCCCAGTACACGATGGCGGCCGACCGCCTGGACGGCGCGCTCACGGACCTGCTGGACCCCTGGCAGCCCGCCGTACTGAGCCTCGTCGCGGCAACCGCCCGCGCCGGCACGGCCACCCGCAAGCCGGTCGGCGTATGCGGAGAATCGGCGTCCGACCCCCTGATGGCCCTGGTCCTCACGGGCCTGGGCGTCACCAGCCTCTCGATGTCCGCACCGGCCCTGCCCGCGGTACGCCACGCCCTCCGCCACCACCCACTGTCCCAGTGCCGAGCCATGGCCGAGGCAGCCCTCTCCGCCCCCACCGCCCCCCAGGCCCGCCAAGCCGCCCTCACCCTCACCGCCCCAGAGGTGACGACACTGCTCGGACTCGGCGGCGAGCGACGGGGGTGA
- a CDS encoding secondary thiamine-phosphate synthase enzyme YjbQ, whose amino-acid sequence MPDAFTTRILHITTGTDETVTDLTHACETFLQESAAGRDGLLNVFVPHATAGIAVIETGAGSDDDLLAALRTLLPADNRWLHRHGTPGHGRDHVLPALVPPHATLPVIAGRLELGTWQSVCLVDTNISNTHRDVRLSFYG is encoded by the coding sequence ATGCCCGACGCGTTCACCACCAGGATCCTGCACATCACCACCGGCACCGACGAGACGGTGACCGATCTGACCCACGCCTGCGAGACCTTCCTCCAGGAGAGCGCGGCGGGCCGCGACGGCCTCCTGAACGTCTTCGTCCCCCACGCCACCGCCGGGATCGCCGTCATCGAGACGGGCGCGGGCAGCGACGACGACCTCCTCGCCGCCCTCCGCACCCTCCTGCCCGCCGACAACCGCTGGCTCCACCGCCACGGCACCCCCGGCCACGGCAGAGACCACGTCCTGCCCGCCCTCGTCCCTCCCCACGCCACCCTGCCCGTGATCGCCGGCCGACTGGAGCTGGGCACCTGGCAGTCCGTCTGCCTGGTCGACACCAACATCAGCAACACCCACCGCGACGTCCGCTTGAGCTTCTACGGATAG